The Bdellovibrio bacteriovorus W nucleotide sequence GGACAGCATGTCTTTGTGATCCAAAGCACCTGCCCCCCAGTGAACCAAAACTATATGGAGCTTTTCGTCATGCTCGACGCCCTGAGAAGAGCATCCGCAGCCTCCATCACAGCGGTGATCCCGTATTTTGGGTATGCCCGCCAAGACCGCAAGGTGGCCCCGCGCGCCCCTATATCTGCTAAACTGATGGCAGACCTAACTACCACCGCTGGCGCTGACCGCGTGGTTTCCATTGACCTTCACGCTGCCCAAATTCAAGGCTTCTTTAACGTTCCAGTGGATCACTTATTCGCCATTCCTACCCTAGCCCGCGCTTGGAGAGAGCATTACGGCGAGGGCGAAGAGTTTGTCGCAGTGAGTCCAGATGCTGGCGGAGTGGAAAGAACACGAGCTTTTGCTAAAAGAATTGAAGCCTCTATCGCAATTATTGATAAGCGCCGTTCTGGCCCAAATGAAGCCAAAGCGCTCCACCTCATTGGGGATGTCACTGGCAAAACCGCAGTTATCGTCGATGACATGATTGATACGGCTGGCACTCTTACACAAGCAGTTGACAGTCTTATTAAAAATGGTGCAAAAAGGGTGATCGCCGTGGCGACCCATCCGGTTTTATCTGGACCTGCCATCCGTCGATTGAAGGAAAGCCCTATTGATAAAGTATGGGTCACCGACACAATCCCGCTCAGTGATGAAGCTAAAGAATGTGGAAAAATCGAAGTGATTTCAGTGGCTGCTGTTCTCGCAGAAGCTATTAAACGAATTCACGGCAATGATTCTGTCAGCAGTCTTTTTGACTAAAGACAGTTTTGATTAAATAAACAACTCTCTTTCCATAGTGGAGGGAGAATTTAAACTCAATCCTCTATTGGACTAGAAGGAATACAAAATGAAAAATAGAATCGACCTAACAGTTGAAACTCGTGAAACTGGTAAACACCACAGCCGTTCACTTCGCTCAAACCGCCAAGTACCTGCAGTTATCTACGGTGCTGTAAATGAGCCGATCAACGTTTCTGTTCTTGAAAAAGACATCGTGAAGTACAACACTCGTGCTTACGAGAATGCTCTTTACAACCTAAAAGGCACTGGCACTAAAGCTGATGGTATCGTTGTTCTTCTTAAAGACGTAGACGTTCACCCTCTTTCTCGCCGTCCACAACACGTTGACTTCTTTGCTCTTGATCTTTCAAAAGCAGTTCGCGTTGACGTTGAAGTTCGCCTAGAAGGTAAATCAATCGGTGTATCTGAAGGCGGTCTATTGAATATCGTTCTTCGCTCAGTTGAAGTTGAGTGTTTACCAACTGAAATTCCTGAGTTCCTAGTAGCTGACATCACTGACCTTAACATCGGTGACGCTCTTCACGTATCTGATCTTAAAGTAACTGGTTCAGTGAAAATGATCACTGGAAACGACCAAACTATCGCGGTTGTTTCTGAGCAAGCTGAAGAAGCTACTCCAGTTGCAGCAGCGGCTCCGGCAGCAGCAGCAGCTCCAGCGAAAAAGAAGTAATTTGAGGACATCCTCAAAGAATCTTGATAGTTCTTTAAAGGGGCTGATTTATTTCAGTCCCTTTTTTTATTTCAGAAATCTAGCTTTAGAGGAATTAATGCCTCTGTTCTGACTTTACGGAGACTTTGCCTTATGTGGTTGATCGTCGGCCTTGGAAATCCAGGGAATCAATACAAACTGACAAGACATAATATCGGCTTTATGGCCATTGACTACTTCTTAGAGGGTTTAGGCAATCCTCCCGTAAAAAACCAATTCAAAGCCGAAGTGAGCCAAGTGAATTGGAAGGGTCATCAACTTGTATTCTGCAAGCCTCAGACATTTATGAATCTCTCTGGTGAGTCTGTTCAACCGCTCATGGGCTTTTACAAAATCCCTCTGGAGCATCTCATTGTTCTCCATGACGACATTGATCAGCCTTTCAACCAAATGAAAATTCATAAAAACCGTGGGCACGGTGGGCATAATGGCATTAAGAGCATCACCAACCTCATGGGAACCATGGACTACACGCGCCTAAAGCTGGGTGTCGGCCGTCCTGAAAATCCCAATATTCCAGTGGCCGACTTCGTTTTGGGGAAATTCACCAATGAAGAGTTCGCTACTATGCCCGATTTCTTAAATCGCGGCTTAGACGCTGT carries:
- a CDS encoding ribose-phosphate pyrophosphokinase (COG0462 Phosphoribosylpyrophosphate synthetase) produces the protein MKGLKIFTANANPGLAQKVAEAAGVELGFCEVSHFADGEIQVEIHESVRGQHVFVIQSTCPPVNQNYMELFVMLDALRRASAASITAVIPYFGYARQDRKVAPRAPISAKLMADLTTTAGADRVVSIDLHAAQIQGFFNVPVDHLFAIPTLARAWREHYGEGEEFVAVSPDAGGVERTRAFAKRIEASIAIIDKRRSGPNEAKALHLIGDVTGKTAVIVDDMIDTAGTLTQAVDSLIKNGAKRVIAVATHPVLSGPAIRRLKESPIDKVWVTDTIPLSDEAKECGKIEVISVAAVLAEAIKRIHGNDSVSSLFD
- a CDS encoding 50S ribosomal protein L25 (COG1825 Ribosomal protein L25 (general stress protein Ctc)) is translated as MKNRIDLTVETRETGKHHSRSLRSNRQVPAVIYGAVNEPINVSVLEKDIVKYNTRAYENALYNLKGTGTKADGIVVLLKDVDVHPLSRRPQHVDFFALDLSKAVRVDVEVRLEGKSIGVSEGGLLNIVLRSVEVECLPTEIPEFLVADITDLNIGDALHVSDLKVTGSVKMITGNDQTIAVVSEQAEEATPVAAAAPAAAAAPAKKK
- a CDS encoding peptidyl-tRNA hydrolase (COG0193 Peptidyl-tRNA hydrolase), with amino-acid sequence MWLIVGLGNPGNQYKLTRHNIGFMAIDYFLEGLGNPPVKNQFKAEVSQVNWKGHQLVFCKPQTFMNLSGESVQPLMGFYKIPLEHLIVLHDDIDQPFNQMKIHKNRGHGGHNGIKSITNLMGTMDYTRLKLGVGRPENPNIPVADFVLGKFTNEEFATMPDFLNRGLDAVESIILDGVQKASTKFNA